Proteins from a single region of Campylobacter sp. RM16704:
- a CDS encoding molybdopterin synthase, small subunit, with amino-acid sequence MVKIEFLGPISKDSIEIDIKNLKELKQFLQKDESLKEWLELCAISLNDEMVFDENINFKDGDKICLLPPVCGG; translated from the coding sequence GTGGTAAAAATTGAATTTTTAGGTCCGATAAGCAAAGATAGTATAGAAATTGACATAAAAAATTTAAAAGAACTCAAACAATTTTTACAAAAAGATGAAAGTTTAAAAGAATGGCTAGAACTTTGTGCTATATCTTTAAATGATGAAATGGTATTTGATGAAAATATAAATTTTAAAGATGGAGATAAAATCTGCTTACTTCCGCCAGTTTGTGGAGGTTGA
- the nspC gene encoding carboxynorspermidine decarboxylase, which yields MQIKNYLDNDFKTPAYVVEENKLRKNCELLAKVGEQSGAKILLALKGFAFSGTMDIVGEYLSGCTCSGLWEAKYAKEFMDKEIHTFSPAFKDDEIDEIIKLSNHLVFNSFNQFNKYKEKAKIKSIGLRVNPEISLAPKEIYNPCGRYSRLGIRAIDFENKDLSEVSGLHFHALCEESAYSLELVLNAFEDKFEKYIKKMKWINFGGGHHISKEGYDVQKLIDLCKSFADKYGVQVYLEPGEAVGWQCGTLVASVVDIVENEKKIAILDTSSEAHMPDTIIMPYTSEVLNARILASRDGERNSDLKENEFAYLLGGNTCLAGDIMGEYAFKEKLKIGQKIVFLDQAHYSIVKNTTFNGVVLPNLMFLDKNGRLSIVREFGYENYSKRN from the coding sequence ATGCAAATTAAAAATTATTTAGATAATGATTTTAAAACACCAGCTTATGTAGTAGAAGAAAATAAACTTAGAAAAAATTGTGAGCTTTTAGCTAAAGTAGGTGAGCAAAGTGGTGCAAAAATTTTACTTGCTTTAAAAGGTTTTGCTTTTTCAGGAACTATGGATATAGTAGGTGAGTATTTATCAGGATGTACTTGCAGTGGGCTTTGGGAAGCAAAATACGCAAAAGAATTTATGGATAAAGAAATTCATACTTTTTCACCTGCTTTTAAAGATGATGAAATAGATGAGATAATAAAACTTTCAAATCATTTAGTTTTTAATTCTTTTAATCAATTTAACAAATATAAAGAAAAAGCAAAAATAAAAAGCATAGGATTAAGAGTAAATCCTGAAATTTCACTAGCTCCAAAAGAAATTTATAATCCTTGTGGAAGATATTCAAGACTTGGTATCCGTGCTATTGATTTTGAAAATAAAGATTTAAGTGAAGTAAGTGGTTTGCATTTTCATGCATTATGTGAAGAAAGTGCATATTCTTTAGAGCTTGTATTAAATGCTTTTGAAGATAAATTTGAAAAATATATTAAAAAAATGAAATGGATAAATTTTGGTGGAGGCCATCATATAAGCAAAGAAGGTTATGATGTGCAAAAGCTTATAGATTTATGCAAAAGCTTTGCTGATAAATATGGGGTGCAAGTTTATCTTGAGCCAGGAGAAGCAGTTGGGTGGCAGTGTGGAACTTTAGTTGCAAGTGTGGTTGATATAGTAGAAAATGAGAAAAAAATAGCTATTTTAGATACTTCAAGTGAAGCACATATGCCAGATACTATAATAATGCCTTATACTAGTGAAGTTTTAAATGCAAGAATTTTAGCAAGTCGTGATGGGGAAAGAAATAGTGATTTAAAAGAAAATGAATTTGCTTATTTGCTCGGGGGAAATACTTGCTTAGCAGGTGATATAATGGGAGAATATGCTTTTAAAGAAAAATTAAAAATAGGCCAAAAAATAGTTTTTTTAGATCAAGCACATTATTCTATAGTTAAAAATACAACATTCAATGGTGTTGTTTTGCCAAATTTAATGTTCTTAGATAAAAATGGAAGATTAAGTATAGTTAGAGAATTTGGATATGAGAATTATTCAAAAAGAAACTAA
- a CDS encoding formate dehydrogenase subunit gamma, which yields MLALLACFNFLFAQDMIETKSTQIWDIQRVMNIESYQNFGALWTKLQGEYIASAVLIILIVVISAFALHYMVIGPKKFSHDGKKIYAFSVFERLFHFVAAISWIILVPTGLIMIFGSYFGGGFFVRMCKNLHGIATILFIISIIPMLLCWIKRMLPASYDLRWMMIVGGYLSKEKRPVPAGKFNFGQKSWYYIAVFGGFLMIITGAFMFFLDFNSTSLQSFFGISHIDILRASAIIHNILGILCAVFFAVHIYMAVFAIKGSIHSMINGYKEEEEVYILHSYWYKELSDKKQINPSFSYDSKTKF from the coding sequence ATGTTAGCTCTTTTAGCCTGTTTTAACTTTCTATTTGCTCAAGATATGATTGAGACAAAAAGTACTCAAATTTGGGATATTCAAAGAGTGATGAATATAGAAAGTTATCAAAATTTTGGTGCCTTGTGGACTAAATTACAAGGTGAATATATAGCAAGTGCTGTTTTGATTATACTTATAGTAGTTATTTCAGCTTTTGCATTGCATTATATGGTTATAGGACCAAAAAAATTTTCTCATGATGGAAAGAAAATTTATGCTTTTTCTGTTTTTGAAAGATTGTTTCACTTTGTAGCTGCTATTTCTTGGATTATTCTTGTACCAACTGGACTTATAATGATTTTTGGTTCATATTTTGGTGGGGGATTTTTTGTAAGAATGTGTAAAAACTTACACGGTATTGCTACTATTTTATTCATAATTTCTATTATTCCTATGTTGTTGTGTTGGATTAAAAGAATGCTTCCTGCAAGTTATGATTTAAGATGGATGATGATAGTTGGTGGTTATTTAAGTAAAGAAAAAAGACCTGTTCCAGCAGGTAAATTTAATTTTGGACAAAAATCTTGGTATTATATAGCTGTTTTTGGTGGCTTTTTGATGATAATCACCGGTGCATTTATGTTTTTCCTTGATTTTAACTCTACTTCACTTCAATCATTTTTTGGAATTTCTCATATAGATATTTTAAGAGCTTCAGCTATCATTCATAATATCTTGGGAATTTTATGTGCAGTATTTTTTGCTGTTCATATTTATATGGCTGTGTTTGCTATTAAAGGAAGTATTCATTCTATGATTAATGGCTACAAAGAAGAAGAGGAAGTTTATATTTTACATTCTTATTGGTATAAAGAATTAAGTGATAAAAAACAAATTAATCCTTCTTTTAGTTACGATTCAAAAACAAAATTTTAA
- a CDS encoding TorD/DmsD family molecular chaperone — MIQDIDLSRKYFYEFFSKAFNFIDENEFKIWHKQVLVLAQSPLDDSLKPDFEKLSACSFTSFKEEQNEVFFDFSYVNVPVSASFYDEGRDDGKMKIQACDIIRKTKFRKSEECKQSEDEFGFLFAFMASIIEHDLKIAEQLFRFVINPVIDEFIEKLQIHKNSNLYISIANIMKIFFQNERAYLEVQAPAKREGKSIADEALQRLPYQPRLPTKFSKINIEELSKL; from the coding sequence ATGATACAAGATATTGATCTTTCGCGTAAATATTTTTATGAATTTTTTTCAAAAGCCTTTAATTTTATTGATGAAAATGAATTTAAAATTTGGCATAAACAAGTTTTGGTTTTAGCTCAAAGTCCTTTAGATGATAGTTTAAAGCCAGATTTTGAAAAACTCAGTGCTTGTAGTTTTACTAGTTTTAAAGAAGAACAAAATGAAGTTTTTTTTGATTTTTCTTATGTAAATGTACCTGTTAGTGCTTCTTTTTATGATGAGGGCAGAGATGATGGTAAAATGAAAATACAAGCTTGTGACATTATTAGAAAAACAAAATTTAGAAAAAGTGAAGAGTGCAAACAAAGTGAAGATGAATTTGGATTTTTATTTGCTTTTATGGCAAGTATTATAGAACATGACTTAAAAATAGCAGAGCAATTGTTTCGCTTTGTGATTAATCCAGTTATTGATGAATTTATAGAAAAACTTCAAATTCATAAAAATTCAAATCTTTATATATCCATAGCAAATATTATGAAAATTTTTTTTCAAAATGAAAGAGCTTATTTGGAAGTACAAGCACCTGCTAAAAGAGAAGGTAAAAGCATTGCAGATGAAGCTTTACAAAGACTTCCTTATCAGCCAAGACTTCCTACTAAATTTAGCAAAATAAATATAGAAGAGTTAAGTAAATTATAA
- a CDS encoding twin-arginine translocation signal domain-containing protein: MEANQRRDFLKKSLKIGALGVVAGASVSALAKEDYQGQNSVVLGKSTKKEILYKKTMHWEKYYKIAY; encoded by the coding sequence ATGGAGGCTAACCAAAGAAGGGATTTTTTAAAAAAATCTTTAAAAATTGGTGCTTTAGGTGTGGTAGCTGGTGCGAGTGTTAGTGCTTTAGCTAAAGAAGACTACCAAGGACAAAATAGTGTGGTTTTGGGTAAAAGTACAAAAAAAGAGATACTTTATAAAAAAACTATGCACTGGGAAAAATATTACAAAATAGCTTATTAA
- a CDS encoding formate dehydrogenase subunit alpha, translating into MALARRNFLKLAGIASLGSVAFGSENKTIRNANTEEIANPYPDSKIVRTICSICSAGCGIKAEVQDGVWVRQENAIEHPISQGSHCCKGIDQIDLTKSKQRIKYPMKKENGKWVRLTWEQAINEIGDKMLEIRKENGPDSVMFLGSAKFNNQQAYYFRKFAAFWGTNNIDHVARIUHSATVAGVANTWGYGAMTNHFGDVTKHSKMMIIFGANTAVANPIGFKHLLQAKDRNNAKLVVVDPIFTKTAVHADEYVRIRPGTDIALVYGMLHLIFKNGWEDKKLIKARTYGVEDIKAEAAKWTPEIVEDVTGVPATQLEKITRMLATIKPATLFWSLGITQHSVGSSNTRILAILQLVLGNIGKPGAGTNIIRGHDNVQGATDMGCLADTLPAYYGLDDNAWNHFANFWNVDREYLNSRFYSKEWMHEKGFSLAKWWQGVLHEEKTYSNSPIRVLWVQGTGITSMAHTVKIQEALKKLDMIVIAEPFVNEVAVLADRPDGIYIIPASTQFETEGYVTATNRAMQWRSQVVKPIYESKEDHEIMFAFAKKFGFYKEYTRGMKMELKDHKLVQTRDDNDDNFLWPDDATREMSNGLLSIGLRGISAERLRKHQQNWEHFDPDTQRGMGGEVKGEYYGLPWPCWDKQHPGTSILWNADVPYEEGGMGFRNRFGLEHEGHSQLADDAFTPKGCKIKGGYPQITKDNIEKVFNIRLSDNEKKLMGSSWSTDISGIILEKCREKSACCLGNARARMKVWEFADPIPLHREPIHSPRWDLVKKYPTWDDQEKNFRVESKFISEQQKTDWSKEFPTIISSMRLVNLSGAGMLERTSKYLAAITPEMFANVHPELALKYGINDGDMMWIHSPQGTKIKVKCVHNHSVTPDRICLPYNFAGIMQGVDLSYNYPEGTKPYTIGESSNTVTNYGFDINTQISEFNAGLCRLEKA; encoded by the coding sequence ATGGCATTAGCAAGAAGAAATTTTCTTAAGCTTGCTGGTATTGCTAGTCTTGGAAGTGTGGCATTTGGTAGTGAAAATAAAACTATTAGAAATGCTAACACTGAAGAAATAGCAAATCCTTATCCAGATTCTAAGATTGTAAGAACAATTTGTAGTATCTGTAGTGCAGGCTGTGGAATTAAAGCAGAAGTTCAAGATGGAGTTTGGGTGCGTCAAGAAAACGCTATAGAACATCCTATTTCTCAAGGCTCACATTGCTGTAAAGGGATAGATCAAATTGATCTTACTAAATCAAAACAACGCATTAAATATCCTATGAAAAAAGAAAACGGCAAATGGGTGCGTTTAACTTGGGAACAAGCAATCAACGAAATTGGCGATAAAATGCTTGAAATTCGTAAGGAAAATGGACCAGATAGCGTAATGTTTTTAGGTTCAGCCAAATTCAATAACCAACAGGCGTATTATTTTAGAAAATTTGCAGCGTTTTGGGGTACAAATAATATAGATCACGTTGCTAGAATTTGACACAGCGCAACAGTCGCCGGTGTGGCGAATACATGGGGTTATGGCGCTATGACAAATCATTTTGGTGATGTAACTAAACATTCAAAAATGATGATTATTTTTGGTGCAAATACCGCAGTGGCAAATCCTATTGGATTTAAACATTTATTGCAAGCAAAAGATCGTAATAATGCTAAATTAGTAGTTGTAGATCCTATATTTACAAAAACTGCAGTACATGCTGATGAATATGTAAGAATTCGTCCAGGAACTGATATAGCTTTAGTTTATGGTATGCTTCATTTAATTTTTAAAAATGGATGGGAAGATAAAAAACTTATTAAAGCTAGAACTTATGGAGTTGAAGATATTAAAGCTGAAGCTGCAAAATGGACTCCAGAGATTGTAGAAGATGTTACAGGTGTTCCAGCTACTCAACTTGAAAAAATCACAAGAATGTTGGCTACTATCAAACCTGCTACACTATTTTGGTCTTTAGGTATTACTCAACATTCAGTAGGTAGTTCTAATACAAGAATTTTAGCAATCTTACAGCTTGTTCTTGGAAATATAGGCAAACCAGGAGCGGGAACAAATATCATTAGAGGTCATGATAATGTTCAAGGTGCTACTGATATGGGATGTTTAGCAGATACTTTACCAGCTTATTATGGGCTTGATGATAATGCATGGAATCATTTTGCTAATTTTTGGAATGTAGATAGAGAATATCTAAATTCAAGATTTTATTCTAAAGAATGGATGCATGAAAAAGGCTTTTCATTAGCAAAATGGTGGCAAGGTGTTTTACATGAGGAAAAAACTTATTCAAACTCACCTATCCGCGTACTTTGGGTACAAGGAACAGGTATCACTTCTATGGCACATACAGTAAAAATTCAAGAAGCACTTAAAAAACTTGATATGATCGTAATTGCCGAACCTTTTGTAAATGAAGTAGCTGTTTTAGCAGATCGTCCAGATGGAATTTATATTATTCCTGCTTCAACTCAGTTTGAAACTGAAGGTTATGTAACTGCGACTAATCGTGCTATGCAGTGGCGTTCTCAAGTAGTAAAACCAATTTATGAAAGCAAAGAAGATCATGAAATTATGTTTGCATTTGCTAAAAAATTTGGCTTTTACAAGGAATACACTCGTGGTATGAAAATGGAATTAAAAGATCATAAACTTGTACAAACAAGAGATGATAATGACGATAATTTCTTATGGCCTGATGATGCTACAAGAGAAATGAGTAATGGTCTTTTAAGTATAGGATTAAGAGGAATTTCTGCAGAGCGTTTAAGAAAACATCAGCAAAATTGGGAACATTTTGATCCTGATACTCAAAGAGGTATGGGTGGAGAAGTTAAAGGTGAATATTATGGTTTACCTTGGCCTTGCTGGGATAAACAACATCCTGGAACTTCTATTCTATGGAATGCCGATGTGCCTTATGAAGAAGGTGGTATGGGTTTTAGAAACCGCTTTGGTTTAGAACATGAAGGTCATTCCCAATTAGCTGATGATGCATTCACTCCAAAAGGATGTAAGATTAAAGGTGGATATCCACAAATTACTAAAGACAATATTGAAAAAGTATTTAACATTAGGTTAAGTGATAATGAAAAAAAATTAATGGGTTCTAGTTGGAGTACAGATATTTCAGGTATTATTTTGGAAAAATGTAGGGAAAAAAGTGCTTGTTGTTTAGGAAATGCTAGAGCTAGAATGAAAGTTTGGGAATTTGCTGATCCTATTCCATTGCATAGAGAACCTATTCACTCACCACGCTGGGATTTGGTTAAAAAATATCCTACTTGGGATGATCAAGAGAAAAACTTTAGAGTCGAGAGTAAATTTATTAGTGAGCAACAAAAAACAGATTGGAGTAAAGAGTTTCCAACGATTATTTCAAGTATGCGTTTAGTAAATTTAAGTGGTGCAGGTATGCTTGAAAGAACTAGCAAATATCTTGCAGCTATTACACCTGAAATGTTTGCTAATGTACACCCTGAACTTGCTTTAAAATATGGCATTAATGATGGTGATATGATGTGGATTCACTCTCCACAAGGGACTAAGATTAAAGTAAAATGTGTACATAATCATTCTGTAACACCTGATAGAATTTGCTTGCCTTATAACTTTGCGGGTATTATGCAAGGTGTGGATTTAAGTTATAACTATCCAGAAGGAACTAAACCTTATACTATAGGTGAAAGTTCTAACACGGTTACTAACTATGGTTTTGATATAAATACGCAAATTTCTGAGTTTAATGCAGGACTTTGCAGACTTGAAAAGGCTTAA
- the fdh3B gene encoding formate dehydrogenase FDH3 subunit beta, with the protein MARMKFYVDNNRCISCFACQVACSSAHEVPVGINRRKVITLNDGIEGKEFSTTIACQHCTDAPCEQVCPVKCFYIRADGIVLHDKKTCIGCGYCLYACPFGAPQFPRDGAFGIKGEMDKCTMCAGGPEPTNSHEERELYGQNRIAEGKVPMCAAVCSTNALLVGDAAEVSAMYRKRVLLKGQNLGLDVK; encoded by the coding sequence ATGGCTAGAATGAAATTTTATGTAGATAATAATCGTTGTATTTCTTGCTTTGCTTGTCAAGTAGCTTGTTCAAGTGCTCATGAAGTACCAGTTGGTATTAATAGAAGAAAAGTAATTACTTTAAATGATGGTATAGAAGGTAAAGAATTCTCAACAACTATAGCATGTCAGCACTGCACTGATGCACCATGTGAGCAAGTTTGCCCTGTTAAGTGTTTTTATATTAGAGCAGATGGTATTGTTTTACACGATAAAAAAACTTGTATAGGTTGTGGATATTGTCTTTATGCATGTCCATTTGGTGCTCCACAATTTCCAAGAGATGGAGCCTTTGGTATTAAAGGAGAAATGGATAAATGTACTATGTGTGCAGGTGGTCCAGAGCCTACAAATTCTCATGAAGAAAGAGAACTTTATGGACAAAATCGTATTGCAGAAGGTAAAGTACCTATGTGTGCTGCGGTTTGCTCTACAAATGCACTTTTGGTTGGTGATGCAGCCGAAGTTAGTGCGATGTATAGAAAAAGAGTTTTACTTAAAGGTCAAAATTTAGGACTTGATGTAAAATAA
- a CDS encoding ModE repressor domain protein yields MEELVLQIQKNLDENNKLPCKKALEILKQYPKDKFLKAIKELEIKISDCELGQFGKLSKNIAKSEILENLETKLDQKRRINCKDALKCSKDFNMADIRATLKTYKIDVKYCELGCFEEKKGKKFNIKSKIWIENPDGELLFGKGKTDILELVGECGSISQAAKQLGINYKKAWLYVQDLETNMKEELLIAKKGRGSDSGSKLTPRAYELIKNFKILQEDVEEYTNKRFKELFFKKNQKKDKT; encoded by the coding sequence ATGGAAGAGCTAGTTTTACAAATTCAAAAAAATCTTGATGAAAATAATAAACTTCCTTGTAAAAAAGCATTGGAAATTTTAAAACAATATCCTAAAGATAAATTTCTAAAGGCTATAAAAGAACTTGAAATAAAAATTTCAGATTGTGAATTAGGTCAGTTTGGTAAGTTAAGTAAAAATATAGCAAAAAGTGAAATTTTAGAAAATTTAGAAACAAAATTAGATCAAAAACGCCGAATAAATTGTAAAGATGCTTTAAAATGTTCCAAAGATTTTAATATGGCTGATATTAGGGCTACACTTAAAACTTATAAAATTGATGTAAAGTACTGTGAACTTGGATGTTTTGAAGAAAAAAAAGGAAAAAAATTTAACATAAAAAGTAAGATTTGGATTGAAAATCCTGACGGAGAATTACTTTTTGGTAAAGGAAAAACAGATATTTTAGAATTAGTTGGAGAATGTGGAAGTATTTCTCAAGCAGCTAAACAACTAGGAATTAATTATAAAAAAGCATGGCTTTATGTACAAGATTTAGAAACTAACATGAAAGAAGAATTACTTATTGCTAAAAAAGGTAGAGGAAGTGATTCTGGTAGTAAGCTTACTCCAAGAGCTTATGAATTAATTAAAAATTTTAAAATTTTACAAGAAGATGTAGAAGAATACACTAATAAACGTTTTAAAGAATTATTTTTTAAGAAAAACCAAAAAAAAGATAAAACTTAA
- the yedF gene encoding sulfurtransferase-like selenium metabolism protein YedF yields MKIDCRDLACPRPVIETKKALENLKGNEKLEILLNSQASKENVIRFLKSLNLEFYVNDLDDESVVSIVKYGNMDQIQEQNLQDYNVLFLKSDKVGEGELGKNLMLGFLKTLKDLPSKPKKILCVNDSVLINTDCSHMAFEAMKELENLGIEIYSCGACLEFFGKSADLKIGKIGNAYEILNELFGKAKIISL; encoded by the coding sequence ATGAAAATTGATTGTAGAGATTTAGCTTGTCCACGTCCTGTGATAGAAACAAAAAAGGCTTTGGAAAATTTAAAAGGAAATGAAAAATTAGAAATTCTTTTAAATTCTCAAGCTTCTAAAGAAAATGTAATAAGATTTTTAAAATCTTTAAATTTAGAATTTTATGTTAATGATTTAGATGATGAAAGTGTTGTTAGTATTGTAAAATATGGCAATATGGATCAAATTCAAGAGCAAAATTTACAAGACTATAATGTTTTATTTTTAAAAAGTGATAAGGTTGGTGAGGGTGAACTTGGAAAAAATTTAATGTTAGGTTTTTTAAAAACCTTAAAAGATTTACCCAGTAAACCTAAAAAAATTCTTTGCGTTAATGATAGTGTTTTGATTAATACTGATTGTTCTCATATGGCTTTTGAAGCTATGAAAGAGCTTGAAAATTTAGGGATTGAGATATATAGTTGCGGAGCTTGTTTAGAATTTTTTGGCAAAAGTGCAGATTTAAAAATAGGTAAAATAGGTAATGCTTATGAAATTTTAAATGAACTTTTTGGAAAGGCTAAGATTATCTCTTTATGA
- the selD gene encoding selenide, water dikinase SelD: MIYKDQKLTQYVKAAGUAAKLDSVGLDKILGILKPHKNILSSIGNNEDASVYKLNENLALVQTLDFITPVVDSAYHFGAIAAANALSDVFAMGAEVINALNIVGFDTCHFGNEILLEVLEGARAKVEEAGAVLVGGHTIENDEFIFGLSVTGMVHPNKFITNNNAKDGDVILLTKPIGSGIISTAIKAKLMDKEKIIKACEQMSFLNVYASRVLREFKSLNALSDVTGFGLLGHLKEMLNKNIMIEVYKNEIPLMDGVLSMANMGIIPVGAYKNKDSLKSWVENLNENDKDIVFFDPQTSGGLLAAMSEKEANEAIKILKDKNIEAKIIARCVKNTHNYLLLR, encoded by the coding sequence ATGATATATAAAGATCAAAAACTAACTCAATATGTTAAAGCTGCGGGTTGAGCTGCCAAATTAGACTCGGTGGGTCTTGACAAAATACTTGGTATTCTAAAACCGCATAAAAATATTTTAAGTAGTATTGGCAATAATGAAGATGCTAGTGTTTATAAGCTAAATGAAAATTTGGCTTTGGTGCAAACGCTTGATTTTATTACCCCAGTGGTCGATAGTGCATATCATTTTGGTGCTATAGCTGCTGCTAATGCTTTAAGTGATGTATTTGCAATGGGTGCTGAAGTGATTAATGCTTTAAATATCGTAGGTTTTGATACTTGTCATTTTGGAAATGAAATTTTACTTGAAGTTTTAGAGGGTGCTAGAGCTAAGGTTGAAGAAGCAGGAGCTGTTCTAGTGGGTGGACATACTATAGAAAATGATGAATTTATTTTTGGACTCAGTGTTACAGGTATGGTTCACCCTAATAAATTTATAACCAATAATAATGCAAAAGATGGTGATGTGATTTTACTTACTAAACCTATAGGTAGTGGTATTATTAGTACTGCTATAAAAGCAAAATTAATGGATAAAGAAAAAATTATTAAAGCATGTGAACAAATGAGCTTTTTAAATGTATATGCAAGTCGTGTATTAAGAGAATTTAAAAGCCTTAATGCATTGAGCGATGTTACAGGTTTTGGTCTTTTGGGGCATTTAAAAGAAATGCTAAATAAAAATATTATGATTGAAGTATATAAAAATGAAATTCCTTTAATGGATGGAGTCTTGTCAATGGCTAATATGGGAATTATTCCTGTAGGGGCTTATAAAAATAAAGATAGTTTAAAATCTTGGGTTGAAAATTTAAATGAAAATGATAAAGATATAGTTTTTTTTGATCCTCAAACTTCAGGAGGACTTTTAGCTGCTATGAGTGAAAAGGAAGCTAATGAAGCTATAAAAATTCTAAAAGATAAAAACATAGAAGCAAAAATTATTGCACGATGTGTAAAAAATACTCATAATTATTTATTATTACGCTAA